The following are encoded together in the Acinetobacter radioresistens DSM 6976 = NBRC 102413 = CIP 103788 genome:
- a CDS encoding SDR family NAD(P)-dependent oxidoreductase translates to MNNKLEKLFKDKVNGKVALITGASSGIGLTTAKKLAQAGAHVLLVARTESTLQEVQAEIEAEGGKATIFPCDLNDLDAIDACSQKILASVDHIDILINNAGRSIRRAVHESIDRFHDFERTMQLNYFGAIRLILNILPQMMQRRDGQIINISSIGVLANATRFSAYVASKAALDAFSRCLSAEVHSHKIAITSIYMPLVRTPMIAPTKIYRYVPTLSPEQAADLIAYAIIKRPKRLATHLGRLASITYSIAPEINNMFMSIGFNLFPSSSASVGKQEKLNWVQRAYARIFPGEHW, encoded by the coding sequence GTGAACAACAAATTAGAGAAACTTTTCAAAGACAAGGTAAATGGCAAGGTAGCACTCATCACCGGTGCTTCCAGTGGAATTGGCCTAACTACAGCCAAGAAACTTGCTCAAGCGGGTGCACATGTGCTGCTGGTTGCCCGTACTGAATCTACCTTGCAAGAAGTTCAGGCCGAAATTGAAGCAGAAGGTGGAAAAGCAACTATTTTCCCATGTGATTTAAATGATCTGGATGCTATTGATGCATGTTCCCAGAAAATTCTGGCGTCTGTAGACCATATTGATATCCTGATTAATAATGCTGGACGTTCTATTCGCCGTGCCGTCCATGAATCAATTGACCGCTTTCATGACTTTGAGCGTACCATGCAGCTGAATTATTTCGGTGCAATCCGTCTGATTCTAAATATATTGCCGCAAATGATGCAGCGTCGTGACGGACAGATTATTAATATCAGTTCAATTGGTGTGCTGGCTAATGCAACCCGTTTTTCTGCTTATGTGGCTTCTAAAGCCGCGCTAGATGCTTTTAGCCGCTGTCTGTCAGCAGAAGTGCATTCACACAAGATTGCAATCACTTCAATTTATATGCCTCTGGTGCGCACGCCCATGATTGCACCGACCAAAATTTATCGTTATGTCCCTACGCTGTCGCCTGAGCAGGCAGCTGATCTGATTGCCTATGCCATTATCAAGCGTCCGAAACGCTTGGCTACGCATCTTGGCCGTTTGGCATCCATTACTTATTCGATTGCTCCTGAAATCAACAATATGTTTATGTCAATTGGCTTTAATCTGTTTCCAAGTTCCAGCGCATCAGTGGGTAAACAGGAAAAACTTAACTGGGTTCAACGCGCTTATGCCCGTATTTTTCCAGGTGAACACTGGTAA